A genomic segment from Deltaproteobacteria bacterium GWA2_45_12 encodes:
- a CDS encoding DNA topoisomerase VI has protein sequence MAQDISVEQLSIDMCEALLRDLERAKRPVLMATKCSLDNAFYNPKVGYLTPGDKKVATELNVSSVQKMSRTIFMLELILRNLEVGATNTKRELYYISKGEIKHNPALKPLDFDDQDESDSIIDFICEMMECYREDLNCFANDRGGQTYSQQLVVVETMPDGTKATIDLSTLGTSPFQPKNRPQSLKLKAKKKIDFCLIVESEGTANTLVNSGFTKRHNVILLGAQGVPSNAVRGWTKLIQDELDIPCYFFGDLDAYTMQNIYRTLKAGSAASLIRNSDFSAPEVKFLGVLPEDIEKYDLPDYGVKENDVTEGRALKKARDALENDPFFKDKRNKGTADILRWLLKNKRRCEQQSYFSVNPRDPLMPEKIIIEKIKNKNFV, from the coding sequence ATGGCTCAAGACATCAGCGTTGAACAACTTTCCATCGACATGTGCGAAGCGCTCTTGCGCGACCTGGAGCGTGCCAAAAGACCGGTCCTCATGGCCACCAAATGCTCGCTGGACAATGCTTTTTACAACCCCAAAGTGGGCTATTTAACCCCCGGGGATAAAAAAGTCGCCACCGAGTTGAATGTGAGTTCTGTGCAAAAGATGTCACGCACCATCTTTATGTTGGAATTGATTTTAAGGAATCTGGAAGTCGGCGCCACCAATACCAAACGTGAGCTCTACTATATTTCCAAAGGCGAAATTAAACACAACCCCGCGTTGAAACCCCTTGATTTTGATGACCAGGACGAAAGTGATTCCATCATCGATTTCATTTGCGAGATGATGGAATGTTATCGCGAAGACTTAAACTGCTTTGCCAACGACCGCGGCGGGCAAACCTACAGTCAACAGCTTGTGGTGGTGGAAACAATGCCGGATGGCACCAAGGCCACCATTGATCTTTCCACCCTGGGAACCTCACCCTTTCAACCCAAAAACAGGCCCCAGAGTCTGAAATTAAAGGCCAAAAAGAAAATTGATTTCTGCCTGATTGTGGAATCAGAAGGTACGGCCAACACACTGGTAAATTCAGGCTTCACCAAGAGACACAATGTCATTTTATTGGGCGCCCAGGGTGTGCCTTCCAATGCCGTGCGCGGCTGGACCAAGCTCATCCAGGATGAACTGGATATCCCCTGCTATTTTTTTGGCGATCTTGACGCTTATACCATGCAAAATATTTATCGCACTCTCAAGGCCGGATCTGCGGCCAGTCTCATCCGCAATTCGGATTTTTCTGCACCAGAAGTAAAATTCCTGGGAGTCTTACCCGAAGACATCGAAAAATATGACCTGCCCGATTATGGGGTAAAGGAAAATGACGTCACCGAAGGACGGGCCCTAAAGAAGGCCCGTGACGCCCTGGAAAACGACCCCTTTTTCAAGGACAAACGCAACAAGGGAACCGCTGACATTTTAAGGTGGCTCCTCAAAAACAAACGCCGTTGCGAACAGCAAAGTTATTTCTCGGTAAACCCCCGCGATCCCCTCATGCCCGAAAAGATCATCATCGAAAAAATCAAGAACAAGAATTTTGTGTAA
- a CDS encoding DNA topoisomerase VI subunit B, giving the protein MAKAQAAITSASSAEYFSKNLQQVGFSSYTKAALTTIKEAVDNSLDACEEAGILPEVSVIVEKLGEGTAKNADQIKITVEDNGPGLPPDDIVRVFGEYLASSKFGRGRCSRGQQGIGISACTTWAQLTNARGATVITKTDKMRQAIKCIVEVDIKHNRGVLKDKESISWEKPHGLACEFILDARIQLNGEGGILAYLNGITLVNPHMTLRYKILDQDWVEVPRVTEELTEIPEATEPHPHTMKLGEFIAHSHLFGRVQVHSWLKKGFSRVHESVLKELTQNGVSKGLLGKSVDALSEEEFKKLFTTLSNLKLMAPSTKSVLSIGESGLAKSIQRVGQVDFFSVVSRKPAICDFKPVLVEVAVARLLDKNLSEDDSVTLLRFANRVPLQFDKSACAMTQAAESVNWRSYGLNQPKGSLPLGPYIIAISVVSPFIKFKNASKETVDASDELVEEIRRALIQAGQKLSKHIRREEKELDLEKKRQHIEQFGPILVDGACRIVKAAKGRREKALEGLAKILGREAHLAEKELKEAIVHSEKALKELTEMTGILPEGAAKTANAENETEDILEKGQLSLDGIVEEEEVKKRKKK; this is encoded by the coding sequence ATGGCTAAAGCACAAGCAGCAATAACTTCAGCAAGTTCCGCGGAATATTTTTCCAAAAATCTTCAGCAGGTGGGGTTTTCCTCCTACACCAAAGCGGCTCTCACCACCATTAAAGAAGCCGTCGACAACTCACTCGACGCCTGCGAAGAAGCCGGAATTTTGCCCGAAGTTTCTGTTATCGTTGAAAAACTGGGCGAAGGAACCGCAAAAAACGCCGATCAAATTAAAATCACCGTTGAAGACAACGGACCGGGGCTTCCTCCCGATGACATCGTCCGCGTGTTTGGCGAATACCTGGCGAGTTCTAAATTCGGGCGTGGGCGCTGCAGCCGCGGGCAACAGGGCATTGGTATTTCAGCTTGCACCACATGGGCGCAATTGACCAATGCGCGAGGGGCCACGGTCATCACCAAAACCGACAAGATGCGGCAGGCAATCAAATGCATTGTTGAAGTGGATATCAAGCACAACCGCGGCGTCTTAAAAGACAAAGAAAGCATCTCGTGGGAGAAACCCCACGGGCTAGCATGCGAATTCATCCTTGATGCACGCATCCAGTTGAATGGTGAAGGTGGAATTTTAGCGTATTTAAATGGCATCACGCTTGTCAACCCGCACATGACCTTGCGCTACAAAATTTTGGACCAGGATTGGGTTGAAGTTCCTCGCGTTACCGAAGAACTCACCGAAATTCCTGAAGCCACCGAGCCCCACCCGCACACCATGAAGCTAGGTGAATTCATCGCCCATTCGCATCTTTTTGGACGCGTTCAGGTGCATTCGTGGCTTAAAAAAGGATTCTCCCGCGTTCATGAAAGCGTCTTAAAAGAACTCACCCAAAACGGCGTTTCCAAGGGCTTGCTTGGGAAAAGCGTCGATGCGCTTTCGGAAGAAGAATTCAAAAAACTTTTCACCACCTTAAGCAATTTAAAACTGATGGCGCCCTCCACCAAAAGCGTTTTGTCCATCGGGGAATCGGGCCTGGCCAAGAGCATCCAGCGCGTGGGTCAGGTGGATTTTTTTTCGGTGGTCTCGCGCAAGCCCGCCATCTGCGACTTTAAGCCGGTTTTGGTCGAGGTTGCCGTGGCCCGTTTATTGGATAAAAATCTTTCTGAAGATGACTCCGTCACCCTCCTTCGTTTTGCCAACCGCGTACCACTTCAGTTCGACAAATCCGCATGCGCCATGACCCAAGCCGCAGAATCCGTGAACTGGCGATCTTATGGCTTGAACCAACCGAAAGGAAGTCTGCCGCTCGGGCCGTACATCATCGCCATCAGCGTGGTAAGCCCGTTCATCAAATTTAAAAACGCCTCCAAAGAAACAGTAGATGCCTCCGATGAATTGGTGGAAGAAATTAGACGCGCACTCATTCAAGCCGGACAAAAACTTTCCAAACACATCCGTCGCGAAGAAAAAGAATTGGATCTTGAAAAGAAGCGCCAGCACATTGAGCAATTCGGCCCCATTCTGGTGGACGGCGCCTGCCGGATTGTCAAGGCCGCCAAGGGAAGGCGCGAAAAAGCTTTGGAAGGTTTGGCCAAAATTTTAGGCCGCGAAGCGCACCTGGCTGAAAAGGAACTCAAAGAAGCCATCGTCCATTCAGAAAAAGCGTTAAAAGAATTAACAGAAATGACCGGTATCCTCCCCGAAGGAGCTGCCAAAACCGCCAATGCCGAAAATGAAACCGAAGACATCCTCGAAAAAGGCCAATTGAGTCTGGATGGAATAGTGGAGGAAGAGGAAGTAAAGAAGAGAAAGAAGAAATAA